DNA from Malus sylvestris chromosome 11, drMalSylv7.2, whole genome shotgun sequence:
TTCTTTTCACTTCCTTATCATCTGTTTGGTTACCGTGAAAACTGAGATATGATCAATAGAAAATTCAAGATTGAATGCAGTTCCTAGGGTTTGTTGCGTTGATTATTTTGTTCATGGGtctgttttttttcaattcgAGAGATGGATTTCATGGGTAGATAGATAGAAAGTAAAATTTCACTTCTTTTTGAAATTTACAGGGTAATAGAAATGGGTTCAAAGGTTCAAGCCATGGTTACAGATAGGATTAGTGAATTGCCAAAGGAACTTCTTCATGACATACTCTCCCTTCTTCCAGCAAAATACGTTGTGAGGACCAGCGTTTTGTCTACAAAATGGGAGAACATATGGGCTTCTGTCCCCAATCTAGACTGCGAATTCGAAACTTTACCTATAGTATGGAGAGAATCTGTGTCCCTCCCTGATGGTATCACATGGGAAGACGAACATGTGTCTGACCATGTCGATTTTATGACATTTGTTGATCGTGTACTTTACTTTCGCTGCGATTCAGTTATTAAAAAATTCCGTCTTCATTGCTACTGTCGTGTTGAGGATGCCCCTCGTATTGATGGTTGGATTCGCGCTGCCATTAGGCGTAATGTCGTTGAGCTTGATCTTTGTGTTCAAGCACATCGTGATGATTATCAAGAGGACCCGCCTTTGGAGTTTCCTCGACGTGTATTCATGTGCAAAACACTGGAGGTTTTGAAGGTGAAGTCAGATTTTATTACCTATGCTCCTCCTACATCAGGCTGTTTCCCAAGCCTCAAGGTCCTTGATATCAGAGTTGATAATCCTGAAGCCGACTCAATGGAAAAGTTTTTTTCGTGCTGCCCTGTACTTGAAGATTTATCTCTATTTGCATGTGTCACAGATGGTAGGCTTTGGAATTTTAAGGTCTCTGCTCCCAAACTGAAGAGATTAAAAATGACCTTCTTAACTGATCTCTATGATGATAATAATCCAAAGTACTATATTTCTATTAATGCTCCAGAGCTTGAACAGCTTGACATTAAGCAGgactttttgtcaaattattcaTTTGTGAATCTAAAATCCCCAGTCAAAGGCAGTGTCGATTTCTATTGCCATCTTGGGAAACTCCAGCGTCACTTCTTTGAACGAGCAACTGCGCTTCTGAAGACATTTGCCAACGTTAAATATCTGTCTATTTCAGCTCATTTTGTGGCGGTTAGTATATTCCTCAACTCGTTTattttacactttttttttattgataggAAAACAGGAAGGAGGGCGGGGGGTTCTTTAAGAGAAGAAGGGATGATATGTTTTCCCTTCATTTATAAAGAGGAAGACTGGAGCAGTCAGGCATGCATATAAACCCTTCTTTTATATCCTTTCAAAGTTGGACAGATTGAAGAAATCAAATAgtattttggttttgggttaaGAAGGAAATAATAAAGAAACAGCAATGTAGTTGGATATTAAAATTCTCATCTTGTTTCTacgttttatattattttctttttcagaatTAGATCTTAATTACCTTTTATGTACGAAACAAATGCGGAAAAGTTTGTGTGCACACATTTTCTTTCTCTCCTTAATTACATGAGGCAAATACACATCCCTGGCATGCCGCATTTTCATTCTTTCTTTGTACCACAAGCTAGTGTTTGTAACTGAAACCTGTATTACGTTTTGACAACTTATGCTTTGAAACAGCATATGCATTAGTAAATGCTTCATTTATGCATGGTTTATGTTTGATCAATATATTATGTTTCAAAAGATTTATTGTCTGCCTGTATTTTGATAGTCCGAGCGAATTGATGGAGTGATTTATCTGCATGATGAGGATGTGTTTGATCAATTTTTTGATATTTCGTGAAACAGGGTTGTCTGCCTGCTTTCAATCATTTGACCGAATTGAAGTTGCTTGTTTTTGATTGCTATCATTGGGATTTGCTAACACAGTTGCTCAAGAAATCAAATAATTTGGAATCTCTTGTCATCGAATATGAAGAAGTAAGATGTATTTTCGCTCATGCTAAGTCATAACAACTTGATGCTCTCTAGTATTCTCATAATTCGTACTTTTCAGGATGAGGAATGCGTTGAGGATCATGAGGAACTTGAAAGGTACTCAAAAGAGGATCTATGGAGTACACCAGAGTCTGTGCCTATTTGTGTGACTGGACACCTCAAGACTATCACTATAAGGGGACTCGAGGGATACCCGCATGTGAAGAAAGTGGCAAAGTGTTTGTTAAACAGCGGTAAAGTTTTGACTAAGATGACTGTTGACAATGAAGAGTTGTACAAAGAACTAATGCTTGAAGGGGGCTCTAGGACTTGTCTGGTTGAAGTTGTCTGAACTGCAGCGTTCACAACGTTTTTCTATTTTGTAACTCCAGCATTGTGTTTTAGATGGATTCAGCCATCAAAGTTGGAAACCAGACAAGCACATCTGTTAAATCCTAAGATGGATCGATTTTCAGATGTTTATTTTTGAGCTGTATACATTTCTTATCCGCTTTGTATCACTTCTTTTAGCCTTGGGTAGAATTCTATAGTGGTGACACGAACATGTATGAAGAGATGTGCTGAAGCTACTCATGCCACAGTCTTCAGTTTCTTTGAACCATATTTTGCATTTTGCCCTTCCTTTTGTATGGAGGGTGTTTATTTTATTGTGAATCAATTCAAATTTTAGTATTTGGTGTTGTATGAACTAGGCTTTTGCATGCTAACTGAAGCAAAGTTTTGTTGAGCTGGAAATGCCTTCTGGGCTGTAACTTTGGCTGAGGTGAGTCGAGTGGAAATAAGATTTTGATGGTTAGGGACACTTGCATTTTGTTAGCACATAGGatgctagccgacattcacctctcccagaccctgcgtaaagcgggagccttgtgcactgtgCACGACCTTTTTTTATAGGATGCTAGTTTATCATAACAAGTATAGTTGATTAACTAAACGgacttagttttaattgatttttttgcaAAGGTATCTTTacataatgttttataatacGAATGATTTAGATCATAAGCACAAGTTTTGAGAATTGGCAATGGAAAGTTTTTAGTTCGAATTCCTACTCGTCTTTTAGTACCCTAgtattattattgaaataaacTTCAATTGTCATATATCAAAGACGTCAACAAGACATCGAAGATATAATTAAATATGCTCTTTCAGATTGTCAACAAACTTATCAACGTAGCCACTCATAAACCCTGGCTCCGATATTATTTCCCTACACTTTGCATGGTTCTTCTTCACCATAACACCCACATCACTCCCTTTATCCATCACACTTTTAACAGCTTTGCTCAAACTCTCCCTTGAAAACCAcccatcttcttctctctctaccTCCACCGCAACCTTGAGCTCTTTGGCCAGCAACTTGGCTCCCAAGATCTGGTCCACCAATTGTGGGACCAGCACAATCTGATTCTCACTCATCAAAGACTCCCACATTGTCCCATACCCACAGTGGTGCACAAAGCACCCAACTGCTGGGTGGCTCAAGATCAAAGGCTGTTGCACCCAGCCCCCAAACACCACCCCTCTCCCTCTAACCCTTTCTTCAAACCCCTCGGGCAATGCCTCTTCAATTGTCACACAACCCAATGGCGGTTTCACAGCTACCAAAAATGGCAACCCAGTTAGCTCAAACCCTAATACAAGCTCTTGGAATTGGTCTTTTTCAAATGCCCACTGGCTCCCAAATGCACAAAATACCACCGTCCCGGCTTCAAACCCCGCAAACCAATCAGCCCACCTGTTTTCTAATAACGTTGGTCCTTTTTCCAGGCTCAATACGGGTCCAGTTAACAGCACTGGCTTTTGAAACTGTGCTTCCAAGTAATCACAAAAGTCGCCTTCGAACTCTCTGCACGTTCGAAGGCAGAAGGCGTCACATTCTTTGATGGCTCTGAATCCTGTGATAAGCCTCTGATTAACTCTAATCCCAACCCCACACGATCTTGATGTCATCAAGGACCGAACTTCATGGCTACGCGTCAGTACCACAGTTGACGATGGGTACCCAGGAGGTGGTTTATGTTGTTGTTCTTCAGTCATTGTCATGGGCGCCATGCATGCATCTTTGGTCACGTAATTACATATCGGAACTAGAGAAAGTGCGTATGCCGCCGCGCAAATGACACCATAGAAAATGGATTTAATGCCAAGCCCTCTTGCGATCTCTGGTATCCAATGGGCACTGTCAAAGAAAATCATGTCGACTTTACAGTTAGCAACACTTGTTTTCAGAAAATCCTGTATTTGGTCACGGGTGCGGTCTATGGCAAGGGTGAGAAAATGGCTCAAAGATAGCGGGATTTCGGAGACAAACTCAGTCTTGTCCGGGAGGCCTTCAATGTGAGGGACGGTGACTGGATGGAAGGTGACGAGGTGTGGGTGGAGATTGAGATGTTGAAGCAGAATTTGAGCTTTCTTGGGCAACAAGAAAGTAATTTTATGGCCTCTAGCGGCCAGCTCGTTAGAGAGGTGGAGGAATGGAGTCATGTGTCCCAATGCAAACCATGGGAACATGGCTATGTGAAAACTAGAGCTCATCAACTCACGATCGGGTTGCTCCATTTTTGTGTGTGTTCTCCTCTATCATCGATTTTCAGTCTCTCGTTTTATTTATAATAGAGGATGCTGGGTTTGATGAATGCTCAATCTCGTGAGGCCTGCCCCTTGTTTTTAACATTTTATGCCTGCACACATGAAACCCATGTCTTTCTGAGTGTTTTTTGGCGTGATTTCTTTGGAGTATAGTGCCCCGCCCTTTTTTACCCTTATTTTGTTGGTAGCGGACTCGACACATGAATAATCCATATTCATCAAACCATGCTGGTAGTGAACACATCCGATTTGAACTCGATACAACActaaattcatctaaactaCGGTGAAgagaattcaaatttttgtgAGCAAAGGATGAAGGACACTGCTTTAGCTAACTTGACTAAATCTATAAATGAGTTACATTATGTAATGTACTAgctaatatattatatatacatacatagaACATGATtgatgttttcttttttattttggtaattaaaGACTGTTAGAAACAACGACGATAATACTTGCCTAACCATTAACCAAGTAATTCTCTAGAAGATCGCCGGTGGTCCTCTTCAATGGGATTTAATTGATGTCCGAAGCCAACCTTCCAGCCATCTTGCAGGTGAGTTAACTTATTTCTGACTCTCGCCTGACAGCCATCTTTGCAGCCAACCTACCCCTCGCCTCATCGGCATATGCTAGAATTTCGGGGACAAGCATGATATGGCGAAAGGACAAGGCCAGAGATTTGCATGAGTGAGAGCATCCTCAAAGTTACAGTTAAAAGGCTCAagaatttattggaaaaaaaatacatatattaATCTATAAAGTTTTTCATACAACCTATTACAATATCTCTTGGCATGTTTTCGTGTTTTGAAAGCGTTGCGTGATAACATCATTACCAATACCATCAAATATTTCTCTCTATAAAATTAATCATGTTATCATTCATCAATCTTCCATCCAATTTCTCAATCGATTCTTCAAAACCTTCATGGCCAAAAATTGCTCTTTCAATGGTGACAATAGCAACTAAAAGAGTTAGTGCTGATGTCAAAGCAAGTAAGTTAATTATGGAACATGGCTATGTGAAAACTAGAGCTCATCAACTCACGATCGGGTTGCTCCATTTTTGTGTGTGTTCTCCTCTATCATCGATTCTCAATCTCTCGTTTTATTTATAATAGAGGATGCTAGGTTTGATGAATGCTCAATCTCATGAGCCCTGCCCCTTGTTTTTAACATTTTATGCCTGCACACATGAAACCCATGTCTTTTTTGGCGTGATTTCTTCTTTGGAGTATagtgccccccccccccccttttttttttctttacacaTGAAATctaaatttataattaatttttatccTTAAATATACCTTTCTCCGAGGACCAAAATTGAAATCTATACtcgaaattaacaaaaaataaataaaattaaattaaaaaaataaaaaaataaaacctcaTCCAAAATAATAGTCAAACTACAATTTACTTTATTAACAGTGTAAGGCACCTCTTTTTTCTGAAGTTATATATAGGAACCTCGgacattattttcttttgacaTCGACGTGTCtgcatatacaattatacatgCAATTTAAAAAGGGTACTTTTCTGCGTATAATTATTAGAATTGGTTGTTAATAACCCacaatcagaagaaaaaaaaaatattagatccaaaaccaaaaaccctagcagCGCCACTCCCTCACTTCTTCTCACTCCCTCACTTCTTCTTTCGCAGTCGCTGACCCCTTCTTTAGGTTGCAGTTATCTGGCAACCTTTCTTTTATGCGgtttcctttctttcctttcccCTCTAGAATCTTAGGTCATGCCCTTCGTGGATGGCTTGTTTATCCGGCGTGCTTCGCCATTGTTTCGTAGTTTTCGTCAATTTCTCATTGTTTATCATCGTACTTTATCTTCGGCAAACATAATCCTTATCCTGTAAATGCCCTTCTTCAACCCTTAACACCCATCATATTCCATCTCCTTCATAAGCTCCCCCTTCTCAGACACCACTCCTCCCACAACAGTTGCTCAAAGCCACTAGCGGCAAACCGGATTTAGCCGCCATATCTCAGTCCTTCCCTTACTACTCCTCGCCTGACCAGCGTATGCCGGAATTTCGGGGACAAGCATAATGCAGCCAAGGACAAAGCCAGAGATTTGCATGAGCAGGAGCATCCTCAAAGTCACAGTTAAAAGGCTCAAGAAtttactagaaaaaaaaaaacacatatattaatttataaagTTTTTTCATACAACCTATTACAATATCTCTTGAGGGGTTTTCATGTTTTGAAAGCGTTGCGTGACAACATCATTACCAATACCATCAAATATTTCTCTCTATAAAATTAACCATGTTATCATTCATCCATCTTCCATCCAATTTCTCAATCGATTCTTCAGAAATTTCATGACTGAAAATGTTCTTTCAATGGTGACAGTAGCAACTGGAAAAGTTAGAGCTGATGTCAAAGCAAGTaagttaattattaatttaattgtCATCACGTGGGGCATTGTAGATGCAAATTATTttagggatactttggatgcggtccataatccttaacattctttgattaaaaccttaatggtattcaaagtttgatcaaagtcccttgactttgtacacctcattatattacaattaatatttatatttttatagttttattttatgagatttataatcctataaatttaaaatcccttattataatactattacaaacggttacaataaaaaaattcaaacattttgattgaataaatggataaaaactatgtaaaaataagaaataataaatggcaaaagaatgtatccatagtgttaaaaaagttggtacatttcacatataacaaagtgatacattaataaagaagaatgggtacattgtaaataaattagggtacagataaaagattaaaaaattatgagtacaaatgaatttttttaaatataagcgctaaaagaaattaatacatgggtacaaaataaaactaaaaagaaaatactacaaatttaaaaaatgttgcaaattaaaagtgggtacaagctaaaaatataaatatatgatacaaagtttaggcataaaacataaatataccatatgtaatttttctatcattgattaaatatataatgtcacgtgacggtatacacatgggtacaaacacaaataaaactttaaaaaaatatgggcacaaaaagaaactaatatgtaggtacaaattaaaaatgaaaaaaaaaattggtacaaattaaggggggtgtattcaattaggattttgagggattttaattcttttaatgaatctaggggtattcaatcaggattttaagtgattgtctaaaattcaaggtgtattcaattagaattttaagatagtttattaaaatccttagaaattcgggtgtattcaattaggattttaaagaagtttataacattctaggtgtattcaattagaaatcgattttaaagaacttgagaaagttgatgaattagagggaattagagagattttgtagtgtattttaagcatccacaaatctcacctaaatccattaaagtctctcaaattctcaattgaatacaccttcctaaaaataggtacaaactaaaaataaaatatatgataaaaaatttagccataaatataaatatactaattgtaacatttttaacactaaaggaatatatttaaaaataaaaatattttattattcaaataattaatgatgttattaatacccaaataccttgataaaaaattgaaaataaataggattttaatcaatgaagtagcaAAAAGAAGGATATGAACCTAATTTTTgtctaccatttttttttagttatagtTTAATTAGGGCTGATCATGGGAAGCAAATTTGTACatttttcacacacacacacacatgtataaaGAGTGGGGGCATCCGCCCCGTAGGCCCATAGTAGCTCTGCCTACGGCTGCGGGGCTTAACCAAAGTGTGGGTGATTTAGATGCCCCTTAGCCCCATCTCTtatcaattgtttttgtttttggttctttttaaAGGTTTATGTGAATGCAGTTTGGATCTAGTGGTTCTCTTCTGGTACGGCAATTTTGGAGCGAAATCTAGTTAGGACAGTTTTCTTGTTGTGGGTTAGAAATTTTTGTGTTACAATGCCTTCATCGAATCCAACGCGAAGTTGATTATCTTAGGGTAGCTACCCTTGTGTGTGCTGGCAATGTGGTAGTGGAAGCGGCAGCAACTGCGTTCTATCTGTGCAGGATGAGTAGTAGGACTgttgaatatttaaaaaatatatatatataataatatatatatatatataaaataataatataaaataatatattatatatataataatattatatatatatatatatatatatatatatatatatatatatatatatatatatatatatatgaggatGTTTGACGGGAAGTTTGGTCATTGACCCAACAATTATATCTTTTCGAAAAGTATTGCAGCTTTTTGCTAATAGAGATACCCAATGGTTGCTGAATGTTTTACAACATATGTGACCTTTGGGTAATTGGTGTTTTGTATCAAATATGTCAATTGGACATAATGTTGTAATGTGTTGTATCCCATGGTGAAAAGACATACTCAAATCAAAGGATGTGTCTAACGGGTGcaattctctctatatatatgggtaacaTTAGTACAAGAGAATTCATTAATTTCAGAAATTTGTTATCTACATAATTTCTTTGCTCTCTTGTCtctccatcacattcatacaatttctttctagttatttctaagggaatataattcgattttgctaatcgaatattccatactttgttgtatcttGGAAGTGActtgccaagaaccctttagcaaactcattcgaatgggggcaaataacactttaaggaaacgattcaagtcgtacctcaaagtcattatTTGGTTATTCTCTATTTTTCTACATTAACTCTAAcaatcttaaagtgttattttcaTCATGGATAACAAATCTAATAACATGACTTTGAAGATTATCAATCAAGATATCTACAAGTTAGACAAATttgatggatcaaatttcacccGATGGAAGGACAAGATGCATTTCATGCTTACTGTTCTAAATGTCATATATGTGTTGGACCTGAAATTGGAGCCTATTTGTGAACCAAGTGACAAAGACTCGGACAATATAGTTGCCGATCGAAAGAAgcatgaagaagataaattggTATGTCGAGGACACATCTTGGGCACATTATTTGATCGTTTATATGACCTGTATGCACACATTCAATCTCCAAAGGAAATTTGAGAAGCACTTGAACACAAGTACACAACGGAAAAAAGAGGTACcgataaatttttaatgttcaaatattataaATTCACTATGTTTGATAACAAACCCATCCTAGACCAAGTTCATGAATTATTGGTCTTGGTCTCAAAGCTTCGTGAACTTAAAATAGTTATTCCGGATCCTATAATAGTTGAGACTATTATGGCAAAATTACCCCAAACATGGAATAACTATAGAAAGAAACTTCTACACATGTTGGAAGATATTAGTTTGGAGAATTTGCAAAAGGGTATTTaaattgaagaggaaactcgaaatcgtgataagaattttgcaaatcaagatttctcaaaagttcacattgtcgaaggaaacaaatataaaaagaacttcaaagtcaaaattgacaaagggaagtttaagaataccaattccaacaacaatcaaaagaatgCAAATGATGTATGTTACCATTGTAGAAAGAAAGGTCATTACATTCGTGATTGTAGACACAGGAAAGCAAGTGAGAAATATGCCAATAAGTCCAATAGCGCAAATATGGTGGAAAACTCTGGAATTGATAACATTGTTGCAATGGTATCAATGATGCATATTGGTATGATTACCGAACTGAATATGGCAGCAGAAATAAAATCCTCCGATTGGTAGCTCGACTCAGGGGCTACTATACATGTGTGCAATGATAAGGCACAATTCAAAACATATGAAGCATTAACGGACAATCAAGAAGTTTTAATGGGGAATCATAATTCCGCCAAAGTTCTAGGAAAATGAACCGTTGAACTTCAATTTACTTTTGGGAAGAAATTGACGTTGCTTAATGTACTACATGTTCCAGAAATTAGAAAGAATCTTGTGTCTACAAATTTATTATGTAAGAATAGTATAAAGACTATTCTAGAGTCCGACAAGTTAATAATGTCGAAAAATGGGATGTTTGTTGGGAAGGGGTATTCTTGTGATGGGATGTTCAAACTAAGTATTAATAATAAAGTGAATTCTTCTGCTTATATTGTTGAATCTTCCTCTCATTTATGTCATTTACGTTTAGCACATATAAATTTTAGATCTTTAAAATACATGCGCACACTTGGTTTAATTGCTTGCAATGATGATTATAATGATAAATGTGAAACATGTATTCAAGCGAAAATGACTAAGAAACCTTTTCCACTGCcgaaagaaatacaaatttattaGTCTTAATACATTCTAACATATGTGAATTCAATGGTGTTTTAACAAGAGGAGGAAAACGATATTTTAtcacatttatagatgattgttctaagttcacttatgtttatttattgtgtaataaagatgaagcttttgagtgttttaagcgCTATAAAGCtgaagttgaaaaccaaaaatgaaggaaaattaaatgccttcgtagtgatagaggtggtgaatatttttcacatgaatttgatatttttttgtgAAGAGCATGGTATTATACATCAAAGAACTGCACCttatacaccacaacaaaatggtttggcagaaagaaaaaataggacACTCACTGAAATGATTAATTCTATGATGATTAATGCTAATACTCCAAAATATTTATGGGGTGAAGCATTGTTTACTACATGTCATATACACAATAGAATTACATCTACGAAGACACATGTGTCAccatatgaaatttggaaaggaagaaaaacaaatttgtCATATTTGAGAGTATGGGGTTGTGTAGCTTTTTATAAGGCACTCGATCCTAAGAGATTCAAGTTGGGTCGAAAAGGAATTAAAAGCATATTTGTAGGATATGCAGAAAATTCAAAGGCATATATGTTGCTTAATTTAGACTCAAATACAATAGTTGAGTCTAGAGATGTcgaatttatagaaaataaattctaTAACGACTACTCAATGTCTGGAAAAGAGAATGACCAAACACTTTTCTCTAATCCGGCTAGTAGTCATTCTCAatgtgagaaaagaaaacagtctgaaactgttaatgaaccaaggaaaagccaaagagtaagaaaagaaaagactctaggtcctaattttatttcatctcaatctattatatttttagttgaaggaaatagaacaaaggttcttaagaaAATACCTATATTGTTGAATGTGGAGGATGATTCTAAAAGTCTAAGCGAAGCAATGACTTCAAGAGATGCAGCTTTTTGGAAAGAGGCtatagatgatgaatttgaatcattaatATCTAATCAGACATGGGTTTTAGTAGACTTGCCCCAAGGATCAAAAGCAATAGGTTGTAAGTGggtatttagaagaaaataaaatacagaCGGGTTTATTCAGACATTTAAAGCCAGgctggttgccaagggttttaAGCAGAAAAAGGGAATAGACTATTTCGATACATATGCACCAGTAGCTAGGCTAACATCAATTAGAATATTGTTTGCATTGGCATCTTTATATAATTTGCAtgtgcatcaaatggatgtgaaaactgcatttttaaatggtgatttggatgaagaagTCTATATGGAACAACCGGAAGGGTTTGTTCTTCCTGGGAATGAAAAGAAGGTTTGTAAATTAATAAAGTCGTTATAGCACCAAACAATGGCatgaaaagtttgattttgtcattttatcatatGGATTTAGACATAATAGTGCTGATAAATGCATATACTCTAAATTcacaaatgattatggtgttattatatgtttatatgtcgACGACTTGCTAATTTTTTGTACAAACATCAAAGGTGTATCTGAAACTAAAGAGTatctaaattcaaaattcaagatGAAGGATTTGAATAAAGTAGATACTATATTGggaattaaagtaaagaagCATAGTAGGGGCTACGCTTTGTGTTAGTCACATTATATAGAAAAATTGCTTCTTAAGTTTAAGCatctacaaataaaagaaacaactACCCCTTATGACCCTAGTGAAACTTTGCTTAATAATTATGGTAGGTCCGTTGTACAGCTTGAGTATGGTAGTGTAATTGGAAGTTTAATGCATGTCATGCATTGTACCAGGCCAGATATCGCATTTGCAGTAAGCAAACTTTCTAGATACACTAGTCATCCGTGTACTGCTCATTGGAAagcaataaataaaatttttggTTATCTTAAAAGAACTATTAATCTGAGTTTAACTTACTATGAGTTTCCAGCAGTACTTGAAGGATATTCAGATGCAAGTTGGATAACAAGTGCTAATGATAATAAGTCTACATCAAGGTGGATTTTTACAATTGCCGGAGGAGCAATTTCTTGGGCTTCGAAGAAGCAAACATGTATAGCACATTCAACTATGAAATCTGAATTTATAGCATTAGCGGCAACAGGTAAAGAAGAGGAATAGATTAGAaatttgttattggaaatagagttgtggccacaaccaatgccatccatttctttatacTGTGATAGTG
Protein-coding regions in this window:
- the LOC126589422 gene encoding F-box/LRR-repeat protein At3g26922-like isoform X1 gives rise to the protein MGSKVQAMVTDRISELPKELLHDILSLLPAKYVVRTSVLSTKWENIWASVPNLDCEFETLPIVWRESVSLPDGITWEDEHVSDHVDFMTFVDRVLYFRCDSVIKKFRLHCYCRVEDAPRIDGWIRAAIRRNVVELDLCVQAHRDDYQEDPPLEFPRRVFMCKTLEVLKVKSDFITYAPPTSGCFPSLKVLDIRVDNPEADSMEKFFSCCPVLEDLSLFACVTDGRLWNFKVSAPKLKRLKMTFLTDLYDDNNPKYYISINAPELEQLDIKQDFLSNYSFVNLKSPVKGSVDFYCHLGKLQRHFFERATALLKTFANVKYLSISAHFVAVSIFLNSFILHFFFIDRKTGRRAGGSLREEGMICFPFIYKEEDWSSQGCLPAFNHLTELKLLVFDCYHWDLLTQLLKKSNNLESLVIEYEEDEECVEDHEELERYSKEDLWSTPESVPICVTGHLKTITIRGLEGYPHVKKVAKCLLNSGKVLTKMTVDNEELYKELMLEGGSRTCLVEVV
- the LOC126591431 gene encoding UDP-glycosyltransferase 79B9-like; translated protein: MSSSFHIAMFPWFALGHMTPFLHLSNELAARGHKITFLLPKKAQILLQHLNLHPHLVTFHPVTVPHIEGLPDKTEFVSEIPLSLSHFLTLAIDRTRDQIQDFLKTSVANCKVDMIFFDSAHWIPEIARGLGIKSIFYGVICAAAYALSLVPICNYVTKDACMAPMTMTEEQQHKPPPGYPSSTVVLTRSHEVRSLMTSRSCGVGIRVNQRLITGFRAIKECDAFCLRTCREFEGDFCDYLEAQFQKPVLLTGPVLSLEKGPTLLENRWADWFAGFEAGTVVFCAFGSQWAFEKDQFQELVLGFELTGLPFLVAVKPPLGCVTIEEALPEGFEERVRGRGVVFGGWVQQPLILSHPAVGCFVHHCGYGTMWESLMSENQIVLVPQLVDQILGAKLLAKELKVAVEVEREEDGWFSRESLSKAVKSVMDKGSDVGVMVKKNHAKCREIISEPGFMSGYVDKFVDNLKEHI
- the LOC126589422 gene encoding F-box/LRR-repeat protein At4g14103-like isoform X2; its protein translation is MGSKVQAMVTDRISELPKELLHDILSLLPAKYVVRTSVLSTKWENIWASVPNLDCEFETLPIVWRESVSLPDGITWEDEHVSDHVDFMTFVDRVLYFRCDSVIKKFRLHCYCRVEDAPRIDGWIRAAIRRNVVELDLCVQAHRDDYQEDPPLEFPRRVFMCKTLEVLKVKSDFITYAPPTSGCFPSLKVLDIRVDNPEADSMEKFFSCCPVLEDLSLFACVTDGRLWNFKVSAPKLKRLKMTFLTDLYDDNNPKYYISINAPELEQLDIKQDFLSNYSFVNLKSPVKGSVDFYCHLGKLQRHFFERATALLKTFANVKYLSISAHFVAGCLPAFNHLTELKLLVFDCYHWDLLTQLLKKSNNLESLVIEYEEDEECVEDHEELERYSKEDLWSTPESVPICVTGHLKTITIRGLEGYPHVKKVAKCLLNSGKVLTKMTVDNEELYKELMLEGGSRTCLVEVV